The sequence below is a genomic window from Cyanobacterium stanieri LEGE 03274.
GCCCAAAAAATACTTGGTTTAACAGAATGACAAAGTAAACAGCGGTTAAACCCGTGGCAATAAGACAGATAAGAGTATAAATGGGAAATACGGCAAAACTACCTTGGAAGGTAAGAAATTCGCCCACAAAGCCCACCATTCCGGGGATTCCTGCACTTGCCATAACGGCGGTAATCATCAAACCGCCCACAAAAGGTAAACCTCGATAGGGATTCATTAAACCATGGAGTTGTTTTATATCACGGGTATTGGTTTTGTCTTCGAGGATTCCTGCAAGATGGAATAGGAGGGCGACGATTAAACCATGGGCAAACATTTGAGTAATTGCCCCCACGATGGATAAGTCGGTAGCGGCGGCTATGGCTAAAACGACAAAGTTGATATGGGCAATGGAAGCATAGGCTATCATCTTCTTGATGTCGGTTTGGGAGATGGCAATAAGAGAAGCGTAAATGGCACTAATGACGGCAAGGATGGCAATGTAGGGGGTAATATTTACCCAGGCATCGGGAAAAAGTCTTAAGCCGAAACGAATTAAGCCGTAAGTGCCTAGTTTGGAAACGATGCCCCCTAATAGCATGGATACTGGGGTTGATGACTCGGTGTAGGCATCGGGTAGCCATGTATGAAGGGGAATAATGGGAATTTTGATGGCGAAGCCGATAACAATGGCGACGAGGATAATGATTTGTTTGGCGAAGGGGAGAAGATTGGTTTGGATGTTGTTGTAGTCGAAACTGTTGATGTCGCTAAGGAATACTAGGGCGAGGAATCCTGTTAATACGAAGATACCTGAAAAGGCGGTATAAAGTAAATATTTTGTTCCTGCGTAGCTTCCTTTTTTGTCTCCCCAGATGGATATTAATAGATAAATGGGTACTAATTTTACTTCGTAGAAGATGAAAAATAGGAGTAGGTTTTGGGCGATTAATGCACCATTGACGCAGGAGGCGAGGAGTAAAATCAGGATGTAATATAAGGTGGGTTTGGTAAGGGGTTTTGTGCCTGATTCACTGTTATAGATGGCGAGGGTGATTAAAAGACAGTTTAATATTACTAGGGGTAATGATAAACCATCGATCGCACTTACATAGTTTAAGCCAATAAAGGGCAACCATTGATAGGTATGTTCATATTGTAATTGACTGGTGGAATAGTCAAAGTTATAACCAATATAAAGGCTAATTGCTAAGGTAATAAGGGCAGAAATTAGGGCGATCTTTTTACTTTGTTTTCCCTTGAATATGTTTGCTGAAATTCCAAGGGCGATCGCCCCTATTATGGGTGTTAATACTAATAAGTCAAGCATTTTATTAATGGATAATAGATAATGGATAATGGATAATGGATAATGGATAATGGATAATTAGGGCAAAAAAGAATTTACAGATAATCATTAAGCATCGAAAACTATTCCCTGTTCCCTGTTCCCCGTTTCCTCATCCTACATTGATAAACCAAAGATAAGGGCAACAAATACTAATCCTAAAAGGATAGAAAAAATATATAACTGAGACTGTCCAGAGGTACTATATTTCAAACTTTGTCCTCCTAAAAGGGTAGTAAATCCTACTAAGTTAACAGCCCCATCTACAATATATTTATCACACCAATTAGCCACCTTTGCTGTAAAGTTTACAAGGGCAATAATTGTTACTTTATAGATGTCTTGAATATATAAATCATTGGCAAATAACTTTTGAATAGACTCAGGGATTGATTTAACAACAGAATCTGAAGATTTTTTACCATAGATAATAGCAGAAGACACAATACCTATGATAGTCAAAATAGTTAAAACTATTCCTTCATTCAAATTTAATCCTATTAGATTAAACTGATCAAAAATTAACGGTAAATGTAAAGCATAACCCATTAAAATCATCATGGGAATTATCATCGCCCACAATACTTCCGGGCTACGCATAGACATTTGTTTTCTGGCACCCAAAAATACAAGGCAAAAAACCCTCGTAAGACTAAAAGCCGTTAAACAATTCACCAGCGCCACGATTACCATCAAAGGCGTACTTACTTCCATTCCTAAACGACTTAATATCCAAAATCCGCCAAAGGGTGGCATAGAAGTTAACGCAACCATACCCACTAATAAACCAATACCACAAAAAGGACGGGAAGACCATAAACCACCCAATTGGGTAACATCTTGGGTGATACTATTGAGGATAATCGCCCCCATACTTGTATATAACAGTGCCATGGCGATCGCATATACCACAATCAACAGTAAAGCAGTTTGAGGATGGTTAGTACCTACCGCAATAAACACTAAGCCCATATAAGCACTTACAGTATAAGATAAGATTCTTTTTAGGTCAACCTGTGCGATCGCAATTAAACTAGCTAATACCGCCGTTAAACTTCCAATAAATAAAACCGCCTCCGAAGCCATAGGAGACAACGCCAACACGGGCTGTAATTGAATCAACACATAAGCGCCTGTGGCTACCACGATAGAATTACGTAAAATGGAAGCAGGTAAAGGCCCCTCCATCGCCTCATCAAGCCATAACTGTAAGGGAATCTGCGCACACTTTGCCAAAGGACCTGCAATCAAACCAAAACATAGTATAGTGATAAAAGTAGGGTTAACATTAGCCGTTTGCGCCCAGATACCCAAATCAGTGTAATTCCAAGTTTTTGAGAAAGGATACAAAGCAATCACACTCATTAATAGTAGAATATCTCCTACCCTTTTTGTCCAAAAAGCATCCCTCGCCCCAGACACTACCAAAGGTTGGGCAAACCAAAAACCTACCAATAAATAAGTACCAAGGGTAAGGATTTCCAGATATACATAACTAAAAAATAGAGAATTACATAAAGCCAAGCCCCCCATTCCCGCCTCAAAAAATCCCATCAAGGCGAAAAATCTAGCCCAACTCCAATCCATCTCTAAATATCCCACCGCATATAGCTGCGATAAAACATTTAACCCCGTAATCAACACCAAAGCGCCCACACTAACCGCAGATACCCGTATATCAAAAGAAATAGTTAAATCTGCCGCCTGTAACCAAGTAAAACGAATATCTTGAGGAGGAATATCCCAGATTTCATACAACGCAATCACGCTATGCAAAAAAGCAAAAGATGTCATCAACAAATTAACATACCCCGCAGGGCGTGAGCCAGTTTGTCGAATAATACCAGGTGACCACAATAACGCTACAATTCCTCCTATGAGGGTATAGCAAGGGATAAACCAAATAGTCTCCTTGAAAAAGTCCATGATTTTAATAGTTATACAGTTTTAAAAAAATACTCAAAGATTTTTTTTCGTAAGGGTTTTAATATCACCCATCACAAAACAGATATAATTTTGCTTACTGCCTTTTAATATCTCATAAATGAAGCAAAAATAATATAATTAAATAAATCTAAATCAATTTAAAATTATGGTTAGCATTCGGAGTAGAGAATTTAGGTATTTGGTTTCTGTATTTTAAAAACTAAACTACTTAAACCTTAATGGTTATAAAATACTATTTATAACTTCCTCCTTTTCTCCTCCTCAACAAAGCCCTAATTATTTCATGAGAAAAATAATTAACCATGATTATGGGCTAAAGTTAATTGCTTATCTGCAGTATAGTTGATACTTTCTTTAAGTAAATATTCTAAGAAAGTTCTTGCTACTACCGATAACTTTTTCCCAGATAAATAGGTAACATACCAACTTTCTTGGACTGGAAAATTTTTGACATCTAAAATAGATAATTCATCATAACAACTAGATGTTAAAGTATGCTTAGAAAGTACAGAAAGCCCCAAACCGCCTATGATAGCTTGTTTAATAGCTTCATTACTACCTAACTCTAAACGTACTCGAATATTTAATTTATGATCGTCAAAAATTTGTTGAATTACATTCCTTGTATTAGAACCCACCTCCCTTAAAATAAAAGGAAAAGATTCTAATTCCTTAAGAGAAATATTTTTTTTATTACTTAAAATATGATTTCTTGGTGCTACCACCACTAAAGGATTATCCAAGAAAATATGTCTTTCTAAATCTACATCTTCAGGAGGTTTACTGAGGATATATAAATCATCTTTATTTTCCAACATTCTCTCATGAATTTGTTGATGATTTGTCACTTGTAAAGACACATCTATATGGGGATAAAGTTGGCAAAAAGAGCCCAATAAACGAGGAATAAAATATTTTCCCGTGGTTACGACTGTTAAACATAATTTTCCTTCTTTTACACCTTTTAAGTCTGCCACTGTCATTTCAAAATTATTTAGTCTTGCAAAAATATCATGGCAAGTATTCAATAATTCTTCCCCCGCATTAGTAAGATAAAGTTGTTTGCCTATTTGCTCAAACAATGGTAATCCTACCGTTTGAGTTAGCTGTTTTATCTGACTAGATACGGTTGGTTGTTTAATTGACAATTCTTCCGCTGCCTTAGTGAAACTTTGTAAACGAGCAACGGTTTCAAAGACTTCTAACTGGTGTAAGGTGGCATGAATCAAAATAACCCTCCAAGCCTTCGATAGTATAAGTCAATGATAATAGTTACGATAGATTTTTGTCAATGGTTATTGGTTTCTGATAGATTTTTGTTCATGATACTATTAATTTAAAAAAATAATATCCCTTTTATTTGTATCAACTTAGGATAATTTGTTATAAGTAGGTTGTATCCTGGCCCGGCCGTGTAATTCATTACTCTACCCCCCTGCCCTCACTATCCTAATTTTTGATTAAACTTTAATTGTTTCTGGTTAATTATCAACTAATTTTCTGTTTTTGAATGGATTTTATCTAAAATATCTTTTACTAAAATTTCTTTGACAATAATTTGAGAAATAATAGTGAGAGGTAATGCTAAAAATAAACCTAATACTCCTAATAAACTACCGAAAAAAACTTCTCCAATAATGATATTTGCAGGGGATAATATCACTCTATTTTTTCTTATTTTTGGTAAGATAGCATATTCGATAACCTGATATATTATTATATAAAATAATAAAATAAACCACGGTTTCCATGATGATGTGATAAAGGCGATCGCCACGGGAGATATAACACTAATACTAGGGCCAATGTAAGGAATTAGAACAAGAAAACCAGCCAATAAACTTTGTACAGAAACTAGGGGAATACCAAAAATAAATAAAACAAAAGAACTTAAAATAATAGCACTAAAAATCCTAATTAAAGTATCCGTTAACCACTCCTGTAAATCCCTTTCACAATAGACCAAAATCTTATCCATACGAGAACGATAAAATTGAGGAAATAAACGAATAAATCCACTACGATAAGGCAAAGGATCTACTAATATCATTAAACTCAAAGCTAAGAGTAATAAACTACTTAATAATAAACCTAAAAATCCTGAAACAATTGTAAATCCTCTACTAACTAACTCATTTAAAATAGGTCTTAATTGAGCCAAAATTTGGTCTAAATTAGGTAAAGCATTAACAACATCTAAAGAAAGACTATCCCTTAAATTGTTTAACTCTAAAATTAACTTATCAATTCCCTTCGGAACTAACTTAGACAATTCCTCAAACTGTGTTACCAAAGAAGGAACAACCAAACTACCAAACAAAAAAATTACTGCCAAAAGGGAAAAAATAGCTACCCCCACAGCATATTTTCTCTTAACTCCAAAACGCCTAATTTGTACCACCAAAATATTAAGACTAATGGCAATAACCACCGCCGTTAAAGCCAACAAAAGTAATTGTTTTACCTGCCAAATAATATAAATTAAAATAATGACTAGGGAAAAACTTACCCACTTTGCAAAATTCATGGCAATCAACCTTTATTAATAGTTCGATAACCCAAAACCACAAAAACTATAATAGTAGGAGTAAAAACAATGGGTAAAGCTAAATATGTTTGACTA
It includes:
- a CDS encoding NADH-quinone oxidoreductase subunit M — its product is MLDLLVLTPIIGAIALGISANIFKGKQSKKIALISALITLAISLYIGYNFDYSTSQLQYEHTYQWLPFIGLNYVSAIDGLSLPLVILNCLLITLAIYNSESGTKPLTKPTLYYILILLLASCVNGALIAQNLLLFFIFYEVKLVPIYLLISIWGDKKGSYAGTKYLLYTAFSGIFVLTGFLALVFLSDINSFDYNNIQTNLLPFAKQIIILVAIVIGFAIKIPIIPLHTWLPDAYTESSTPVSMLLGGIVSKLGTYGLIRFGLRLFPDAWVNITPYIAILAVISAIYASLIAISQTDIKKMIAYASIAHINFVVLAIAAATDLSIVGAITQMFAHGLIVALLFHLAGILEDKTNTRDIKQLHGLMNPYRGLPFVGGLMITAVMASAGIPGMVGFVGEFLTFQGSFAVFPIYTLICLIATGLTAVYFVILLNQVFFGRMENSTGYLPKVRFSERIPALVLTVLIVFFGINPTWLTMLR
- a CDS encoding NAD(P)H-quinone oxidoreductase subunit F codes for the protein MMDFFKETIWFIPCYTLIGGIVALLWSPGIIRQTGSRPAGYVNLLMTSFAFLHSVIALYEIWDIPPQDIRFTWLQAADLTISFDIRVSAVSVGALVLITGLNVLSQLYAVGYLEMDWSWARFFALMGFFEAGMGGLALCNSLFFSYVYLEILTLGTYLLVGFWFAQPLVVSGARDAFWTKRVGDILLLMSVIALYPFSKTWNYTDLGIWAQTANVNPTFITILCFGLIAGPLAKCAQIPLQLWLDEAMEGPLPASILRNSIVVATGAYVLIQLQPVLALSPMASEAVLFIGSLTAVLASLIAIAQVDLKRILSYTVSAYMGLVFIAVGTNHPQTALLLIVVYAIAMALLYTSMGAIILNSITQDVTQLGGLWSSRPFCGIGLLVGMVALTSMPPFGGFWILSRLGMEVSTPLMVIVALVNCLTAFSLTRVFCLVFLGARKQMSMRSPEVLWAMIIPMMILMGYALHLPLIFDQFNLIGLNLNEGIVLTILTIIGIVSSAIIYGKKSSDSVVKSIPESIQKLFANDLYIQDIYKVTIIALVNFTAKVANWCDKYIVDGAVNLVGFTTLLGGQSLKYSTSGQSQLYIFSILLGLVFVALIFGLSM
- a CDS encoding LysR family transcriptional regulator translates to MIHATLHQLEVFETVARLQSFTKAAEELSIKQPTVSSQIKQLTQTVGLPLFEQIGKQLYLTNAGEELLNTCHDIFARLNNFEMTVADLKGVKEGKLCLTVVTTGKYFIPRLLGSFCQLYPHIDVSLQVTNHQQIHERMLENKDDLYILSKPPEDVDLERHIFLDNPLVVVAPRNHILSNKKNISLKELESFPFILREVGSNTRNVIQQIFDDHKLNIRVRLELGSNEAIKQAIIGGLGLSVLSKHTLTSSCYDELSILDVKNFPVQESWYVTYLSGKKLSVVARTFLEYLLKESINYTADKQLTLAHNHG
- a CDS encoding AI-2E family transporter, translated to MNFAKWVSFSLVIILIYIIWQVKQLLLLALTAVVIAISLNILVVQIRRFGVKRKYAVGVAIFSLLAVIFLFGSLVVPSLVTQFEELSKLVPKGIDKLILELNNLRDSLSLDVVNALPNLDQILAQLRPILNELVSRGFTIVSGFLGLLLSSLLLLALSLMILVDPLPYRSGFIRLFPQFYRSRMDKILVYCERDLQEWLTDTLIRIFSAIILSSFVLFIFGIPLVSVQSLLAGFLVLIPYIGPSISVISPVAIAFITSSWKPWFILLFYIIIYQVIEYAILPKIRKNRVILSPANIIIGEVFFGSLLGVLGLFLALPLTIISQIIVKEILVKDILDKIHSKTEN